The sequence atcctgaacacttttttacttttttttttttttttactacagacAAATCGCATAGTTTTGCATTGTTTTAGaaatagtcttttttttcccattcagTCTTTAAATCTTCTGAGAATCGAAGTGAAACGTGAAGTCAGTATACTGAACCCAACTGTGATCTGAGTATCTTTACACCTCTAACTGATCGTTCACACTGCGAGCCTTGTCCCTGACAGGTCACATGACTGGATCTACTCCAGCTTATTGATTTTAAACTTGTGCAGGCTGTCAGACATTTTGCAAGTCAAAACGATTTGTCATTTGCTGTAATTCCCATGTACTatgggtgtgtgagagtaatTCCCCCTGATGAACCTTTAAacttcacatttttcttttagtaAGTGAGACTGTAGTCAAGGAAGGTATCATGAGAATTGTGCCGTTCAGACATAATTTCTGCGTATGTAATTTGcttgctttgtgtttgtgtgtgttgtgttttgtctccCCAGGGAAGCCGAGGGATACAAAGAGCAGGGAAATGCATATTACGTTAAGAAGGACTACTCTGAAGCATTCAACTACTACACCAAGGCTATTGGTATATAGCTGTACTTATTACACTTAATTATAATCTGTATTTTCCGTGTTCTCGTGATTTTGAGCCGATGATCGGTGTCAGCCCAGGGTCACGCACCATAGTACGTTTGTACAGTAGCATGTTCTGGATAGTTAAGCAGCCAGTTCAGGGTCACGAAAGAATGATTTATAAAACATGTATTGTGACCTTGTTTCTTAGAGACCAaattaaatacagaataaagctttttttttttctggttgaaGTTCCTCTTGTGTGCAGCTAGAATTTACGGTTTGCTCTGATTTTAACAGACATGTGCCCAAAGAACGCCAGTTACTATGGTAACCGTGCAGCTACACTGATGATGCTGAGTCGCTACAGGGAGGCCCTGGAGGACTCCCAACAAGCCGTGCGGCTAGACGACACCTTCACGAAGGTGAGAGGTTGCCAAGGGGACTCTAATCATCTGTATGTGAGAGAATCTGAGACAAAACATAGGCACTCTGTTCGTTCAGTGGTAAGAACCGGACGGGTAACCGTGCTTCTGCGCCGACGTACCCTCTGATTTAAACCTCCAGGTGGTCACAGTAAATTGGGTCAGTACACGGCGATCTAAACTAATATCCTCTGTACCAAGGCTCTTCCAGGACTGTGAGGAGGGCAAATGCTAACCTAGATCACCAGAACATATAATGAGACTTGGGTCATCAGCAGATAAATCAGGAAAGATCAACTCTCTGATGCATAGAAGTTCTCTGGAAGAGCTGCCTCTGGAGGAATATTGAAAGAAAGGGCTTATTTTGGTGCACATGCAGGCGTGTAGTTATAGTGCACTATAGTCATGTTAGACAAGTCAGATTATTGTAATGGTCACCTTCGTTCAGAACTCTGTTAAAGGTGTATATAGCGTCCTTCAGGCTAAGGTTTTTCTCCTGGACTGAAAGAACATCGGATGGATGGCAGCTGCTTTTGTTTCTAAATGCTTttccaatctttttttttttttcagaaattcttctcctctctctagACCAATCAGATTGCAGCTCAGGGGCAAGCAAGAAAACCAGCCTAAAAGACTGTGGGGTTTTGTGCTCATTATTGAGCAGTTTTCAAGGGGCTACATTTACATCACCAGGGTGAAATGACCCGGAGTTCTGTTTTAATGTGACACCTGTCTGAATAGTTCAGGACAACATGGACATCATTATCACAGATCGTTTTACAGATCAGTTCAAAGATTTGCCGTAGGGCTCAAATCCGGTCTCATCCGTCTGTACAGCCCAGACTTTCATATGTGGGCATGTGACATAACTAGTTATAGTCAGATCACAATTTTTGTAGTTTTCCTCCTGACCTGCATGCACATATTACTGTGTTCTTCGTACTGTATCTGCAGTACAACAAAACAACGGAAGACAACAGCAGTAATTATATTCAATGAAAGGCTGGGCAGGTTGGTTATGTACACGATATTTGAGGAATTGATTCAAAATTAACTTGGAAGGAATCTACCGAATCACTATTGTGCAAATCAACTACACAAGAACGTGTGCATGCAGGTTGTGTAGTGggacagatgtgtttttaaagaCAGATATGAGAGATTTGTATGAACAAAGCTTGTAGCTTGTTCCATATTTTAGTGTCAATATTTTAATATGACCGTGTAACTAGAGATAAAACATCTGTATCCAATGTCATGGACCAGTCCTGCTGCATACAGTGATCTGAAATCCAAGCCAAAACTCAACCAAAACTCTCTCCTCTTTGCCAGAATTAGCCGAAGGGTTGAAATGTAAATCTTATTTTGAGAACGTTATTCACTTTATTGTTAATATAGTGCTCTGTTAAAAGCCTGCAGTTTGCTAATGGACACAAACGCACTTGTTGTGTGAAACTTTAGATCAATTTTACAGGTTCTGGTTTGGGATtagttgtgtgttgtttttatttatttatttatttatttatttatttttataaataaatcatggtAGAGgtgagaccaaaataaaacattttgacaaTTGCGAGACAAtgcttttgtctttttctgtatTGTACTCTCACGGACATCCAGTACACTTTGTAAAAGAGGGCAGTTATAAGTGGTTGTTGTCCCCATTATAAACTGAGTGTTACTGGagcaaaatatattttcttagaTGTAACGTAAAAGCTTCATCACTAATTATGATCTGCTGTCTGCTAAATATCTGGAGGAgtgatgaattatttatttatttattgtttttggtgtttttttgtgtttgtgtgttttgtttgtttgttttttgtggggtgggggtgggttcagttttgtgtgtgtgtctggctgtctgtTATGGACCTCACCTTTGTGTGGTGCCATGAGAGATCTGAATTAATTCCCTGCTCATTCCACAGATGATGTAATGGAAAGATTGATAGTTAATAcctatttgtgtgtttgctcacGCCTTCATTCGCTACCCCCCAGGGTCACTTACGGGAGGGCAAATGCCACCTGTTGCTCGGAAATGCCATGGCTGCCAGCCGCTGTTTCCAGAAGGTTCTAGAGTTGGAGCCAGACAACAGCCAGGCTCAACAAGAAGTAAGTCGAATCAAGCGGAGTGCCATGGATTTTTACGTAGCTGTTTATCTTTACCATAGTGGATTAAATGTCAGATTGTGGGTGGTCATGGTGTGAAAGGCCTGCTGCTGACTAGATTACACCTGTGAGTGACATTAATGATAATTGCAGAGTCATGTCTAAAATCATTTCTTGTGTAAATTTTATGTATGAACGGAGCGACTTGTACACGCACAGCTCAACTTATGGTTGTTGTGGTTCTGTGTCACAGCTAAAGAACGCCGAGTCCATTCTGGAGTACGAGCGCATGGCTGAGATCGGCTTTGACAAACGCGACTTCAGAATGGTCAGTGAGCTTCACGTAGAAGAACAAACTAATCTGACTGCTATAAAGATGATTTACAGTAATGCAGTTACTGCAGATAGACCCTaactgttctgttctgtgtggctgtgtgtaggTGGTGTTCTGTATGGATCGAGCGCTGGAGTCGGCCTCTGCGTGTCATAGATTTAAGGTGCTGAAGGCAGAATGCCTGGCGCTGCTTGGACGCTACCCAGAAGCCCAGTCTGTTGCCAGGTAACCATATAACAGCATAATAACTAAAGACCAAGCAAAGAATATACGAGGAGCTCTTTTCCAAAACGctataaatccattttaatagtttttatgaaaatgcctttttttttttttccctagacccacacattttgtttatattcagtTTATCCTGTTAATTTATCAccgaattctgattggtcgagagGACATATAGCGTTTAGGCAAAAAACAGGTTTGGGGCTTATCGCGTTTGGAAAGGAACTGCATCTTgcagtacattttaaacaaggaAATATAACGTTTTCGCATGAAACATTGATGGAGCAGTATATAGGTTCACAACACAGCaaaatgacatgacaaactcgttttttttttgtttgtttgtttgtttttttggacgTTTATCGCATTTTGGAAAAGAGCTCTTCATATACTGCTTGCTACTATTTTACATATAGCCTCAATAAAAACGCACAGATTATCAaagcaatttttatttatatatttatttttaaatgtgtttaacttTTTTGTCTTGCAGCGATATCTTACGGATAGACTCTACTAACGGTGACGCCTTATATGTGAGGggtttgtgtttatattatgAAGACTGTATTGATAAGGCGGTACAGTTCTTTGTTCAGGCACTACGCATGGCACCGGACCATGAGAAGGCTCGTCTGGCTTGCAGAGTGAGTCAAATTCACTGCTTCTCTTTACTATAAGGCTTTGCGGTCGTAGCACATTATATGTAGCGAGTTTGTATTACATACTGAGAACAGGAATTATTAGACTGATTGAAAGCACTACTGAAATCTGGGAGATTGTTGGCATACCCTTATCATTATAGCCGAACTTCAGCAAATCTACACTTGTGTGTCCCATATTGGGCCTTTCAACTAATGTAGAAATGTTAAATCAGCTAAATGGCTGAAAGCATCCAAATTTCTAAATGCATACAGTTTCAGACACGGCTCGTGTTTGACTTTACTcctgttatattatattatactccCACCCCACCACCCCCTTCAAATTGTAATCACTTCAGTTACATTTTTCACAGTTACCACACTTGAGTTTTATTAAAGCTGACtttgtacatatttttttttctcagaatgcCAAAGCTCTGAAGGCTAAGAAGGATGAAGGGAACCAGGCGTTTAAAGAGGGCAGATATGAGGAGGCTTGTGAGCTCTATTCTGAGGCCTTGACCATCGATCCCAACAACATCAAAACCAACGCTAAGCTTTACTGCAACCGGGCCACCGTCGGCTCCAAGGTGAGCGCTTTAAACACCTTTTTAAAATTAGAACGAGGTTTCCTTCCTCGTTTATGCTTTAAATAATCAAAGTGCAACAATGCAGAAAAACAGCTGCACTTTTGTTTTCTGACACCG is a genomic window of Tachysurus fulvidraco isolate hzauxx_2018 chromosome 15, HZAU_PFXX_2.0, whole genome shotgun sequence containing:
- the dnajc7 gene encoding dnaJ homolog subfamily C member 7, with protein sequence MATVEYDGIADPEMDSLSDEELEREAEGYKEQGNAYYVKKDYSEAFNYYTKAIDMCPKNASYYGNRAATLMMLSRYREALEDSQQAVRLDDTFTKGHLREGKCHLLLGNAMAASRCFQKVLELEPDNSQAQQELKNAESILEYERMAEIGFDKRDFRMVVFCMDRALESASACHRFKVLKAECLALLGRYPEAQSVASDILRIDSTNGDALYVRGLCLYYEDCIDKAVQFFVQALRMAPDHEKARLACRNAKALKAKKDEGNQAFKEGRYEEACELYSEALTIDPNNIKTNAKLYCNRATVGSKLKKLEQAIEDCTKAIKLDESYIKAYLRRAQCYMDTEQYEEAVRDYEKVYQTEKTKEHKTLLKNAQLELKKSKRKDYYKVLGVDKNATEDEIKKAYRKRALMHHPDRHSGASAEVQKEEEKKFKEVGEAFTVLSDPKKKSRYDSGHDLEDDDMNMDFDANNIFKAFFGGPSGFSFEASGPGNFFFQFG